The Saxibacter everestensis genome has a window encoding:
- a CDS encoding response regulator — MGELDGPIRVLLADDEPLIRAGVRSVLATDSGIEVVAESVDGRDAVEAARRHLPDVALLDLQMPVLDGHEATAELIRVLPTIKIIVLTTFGAEENVRKALTAGASGFLLKASDPREMINAVHAVADGGAYLSPRIAGTVIAGYRAASGSAKSEAADRVTPLTAREREVLALVTAGLSNAQIGRQMFMVEGTVKGHVSSILTKLGVYNRVQAAIIGHQAGLQADA; from the coding sequence ATGGGTGAACTTGACGGGCCAATTCGCGTTCTGCTGGCAGACGACGAGCCATTGATCCGTGCCGGCGTTCGTTCGGTACTGGCGACCGATTCGGGCATCGAGGTCGTCGCGGAGTCCGTCGATGGCAGGGACGCCGTCGAGGCGGCACGGCGGCACCTTCCGGATGTCGCGCTGCTTGATCTGCAGATGCCGGTCCTGGACGGCCATGAGGCTACCGCCGAGTTGATCCGTGTGCTGCCGACGATCAAGATCATCGTGCTGACCACCTTCGGTGCGGAGGAGAACGTCCGCAAAGCCCTGACCGCCGGCGCGTCGGGCTTTCTCCTGAAGGCATCCGACCCGCGGGAGATGATCAACGCTGTGCACGCGGTGGCCGACGGCGGCGCGTATCTCTCGCCCCGGATCGCCGGCACCGTGATCGCGGGTTATCGCGCTGCGTCTGGATCGGCGAAGTCCGAAGCCGCCGACCGGGTCACCCCGCTGACCGCACGGGAGCGCGAGGTGTTGGCGCTGGTGACGGCTGGGCTGTCCAACGCCCAGATCGGTCGACAGATGTTCATGGTGGAGGGCACCGTCAAGGGGCACGTCAGTTCCATCCTCACCAAGCTCGGCGTATACAACCGGGTCCAGGCCGCGATCATCGGCCACCAGGCCGGGTTGCAGGCCGACGCCTAG
- a CDS encoding sensor histidine kinase produces MLGRKGERPVVRLGVFWLVALGAACVAALLAPHGPYGVILLPAAALIALAAGRWLRSLVPGVTTIAVVDLVGLIVLIIARPDLLLSRGISGQLAVLLAVALPWWLGRLRQSAVDRVHREHVLIDQRARASERALIAADMHDALGHDLALIALQAGALELAQDQSGDQADARREAAAAIRRQATAATDRLQVSVGLLREGAGDSVGATGLEGLVDHARSAGLLIDHADLGQRRDTWSPPTARAVYRVLQESLTNAAKHAPGSDITIAIDDTIDPLRIEVTNTGGLQPASDLAPGRVSGSGLIALDERLRQLGGTLTAERRRGGFDVRATLPGNAEGGAVEDGPRVIARTLRRQQRRSVRRAAILPVVLALIIASALSAAYVATFVQTGLTPAHYGQIAVGDRRADIRGLLPPHSQSGPTPTLVVPPAPAAARCEYYLDRSMVLKPGVDMFRLCFDDHGPDGAEIVVSKDRLTERRS; encoded by the coding sequence TTGCTGGGTCGTAAAGGAGAGCGACCGGTCGTTCGCCTCGGCGTCTTCTGGCTGGTAGCGCTGGGCGCTGCCTGCGTCGCCGCGCTGCTGGCGCCACATGGACCGTACGGTGTGATTCTGTTGCCGGCTGCGGCGCTGATCGCTCTTGCGGCAGGGCGGTGGTTGCGCTCTCTGGTGCCGGGCGTCACCACGATAGCCGTGGTCGACCTGGTCGGACTTATTGTCTTGATCATCGCCCGCCCCGATCTTCTGCTATCCCGGGGGATCTCCGGGCAACTGGCCGTGCTGCTCGCGGTGGCTCTGCCGTGGTGGCTCGGACGACTCCGGCAGTCGGCCGTCGATAGAGTGCACCGGGAGCACGTACTGATCGACCAGCGCGCCCGGGCCAGTGAACGTGCGCTGATCGCGGCCGACATGCATGACGCTCTGGGCCATGACCTGGCCCTGATCGCACTCCAGGCCGGCGCCCTCGAGTTGGCGCAGGACCAATCGGGAGACCAGGCAGACGCCCGGAGGGAGGCGGCCGCCGCGATCCGCCGTCAGGCGACCGCGGCGACGGATCGACTTCAGGTGAGCGTCGGCCTGCTCCGCGAGGGCGCTGGGGACTCGGTCGGTGCTACGGGCCTCGAGGGTCTGGTCGATCATGCCCGATCGGCGGGCCTGTTGATCGATCATGCCGACCTCGGACAACGGCGTGACACCTGGTCGCCGCCGACGGCGCGCGCGGTGTACCGGGTACTGCAGGAATCGTTGACCAATGCCGCCAAACACGCACCTGGCAGTGACATCACCATCGCGATCGACGACACCATCGACCCGCTCCGCATCGAGGTGACCAACACGGGTGGTTTGCAACCGGCGTCCGACCTGGCCCCGGGACGGGTGTCAGGCTCGGGACTGATCGCCTTGGACGAACGACTTCGGCAGCTCGGTGGAACGTTGACCGCCGAACGGCGGCGCGGCGGCTTTGACGTCCGGGCAACGCTTCCGGGCAATGCCGAAGGCGGCGCCGTGGAGGACGGCCCGCGGGTGATCGCGAGGACGCTCCGCCGCCAGCAGCGCCGGAGCGTTCGACGAGCAGCGATCCTGCCGGTCGTTCTAGCGCTGATCATTGCGTCGGCGTTATCGGCCGCCTACGTCGCCACCTTCGTCCAGACCGGATTGACACCCGCTCACTACGGTCAAATCGCAGTCGGAGATCGCAGGGCGGACATCCGCGGACTGCTGCCTCCCCATAGTCAATCCGGTCCGACTCCCACTCTGGTCGTCCCGCCGGCTCCCGCCGCCGCACGCTGTGAGTACTATCTGGATCGCAGTATGGTGCTGAAGCCGGGCGTGGACATGTTCCGACTGTGCTTCGATGATCATGGTCCGGATGGTGCTGAGATTGTGGTTTCGAAAGACAGATTGACCGAACGGAGGTCGTGA
- a CDS encoding DUF47 domain-containing protein — translation MRVRFLPQDATFYQLLTDQAQKLPDANLVLAEMSGIEPEERRAARGQMDKVCNEVDEATHAVLRALRESYVTPVDRQDVFELADAVQAACHSLEAVAYAMGNDALRDLPAGAVEMLAVLDRQAELTVGMTRRLRSMRELWEFHDEITRQAKQARILHQRIGRILTTKKRLSEYAAGDQLAGSMLEATKAFRQIGVAVGRIVVKES, via the coding sequence ATGCGCGTACGGTTCCTGCCCCAGGACGCCACCTTCTACCAGCTGCTCACCGATCAGGCCCAGAAGCTTCCCGACGCCAACCTGGTGCTCGCCGAGATGTCCGGCATCGAACCAGAAGAACGTCGTGCCGCCCGCGGCCAGATGGACAAAGTCTGTAACGAGGTCGATGAGGCCACTCACGCCGTGCTTCGTGCGCTCCGGGAAAGTTATGTCACCCCGGTGGACCGTCAGGACGTGTTTGAGCTGGCAGACGCCGTCCAGGCCGCCTGCCACAGCCTCGAGGCAGTTGCCTATGCCATGGGCAACGACGCGCTTCGCGATCTGCCGGCCGGGGCCGTCGAAATGCTGGCGGTCCTGGACAGACAGGCAGAGCTCACGGTCGGAATGACGCGACGGCTCAGGTCGATGCGCGAGCTGTGGGAATTCCACGATGAGATCACCCGCCAGGCCAAGCAAGCCAGAATCCTGCATCAGCGGATAGGCCGGATCCTGACCACGAAGAAGCGGCTATCCGAGTACGCGGCAGGTGATCAGCTCGCCGGGTCGATGCTGGAAGCCACGAAGGCGTTCCGGCAGATTGGCGTGGCCGTCGGTCGTATTGTGGTCAAGGAGTCGTAG
- a CDS encoding alpha/beta hydrolase family protein, whose protein sequence is MDPHYPRPRRRAAVAAFLAAALIIAAALGLPRAVAHSSPSGSAGPVSFTLPAPTGPEQIGTLEMQLVDRGRIDPWAEDGGPRELMINIWYPARHVSSAPPTPYLSARVASYLNQTTGELGIAKDAVDFVGAVSHAQTRAPIAEAGPRPTLIYSPGGGMSRALGTTLVEDLVSHGYVVVTVDSTYQAPAEFPDGLRMPARGVDMKLALAERVRDIRFVIDQLSRLRAGDNPDVQLRSLPAGLRYQLDLDRIGMFGHSMGGFASAETMRADHRVRAGANLDGSMGETYRASTGMPLSGPFLLIGAGRDGETNQQHTHREAPDWASYWSLMTGWKRDLYLPEGEHMSFTDLPSILSGVSADVDLDQQAVRDAIGTVDPDLALMAQRRYLKAFFHLQLSGQPTTIFEHVPAELATTAELIS, encoded by the coding sequence ATGGATCCTCACTACCCGCGTCCGCGCCGGCGTGCCGCTGTCGCCGCGTTCCTTGCCGCAGCCCTGATCATCGCCGCAGCGCTCGGTCTCCCTCGTGCCGTTGCCCACAGCTCCCCCTCCGGCTCCGCCGGCCCGGTGTCGTTCACACTGCCCGCGCCGACTGGCCCGGAGCAGATCGGGACCCTGGAGATGCAGTTGGTTGATCGTGGTCGCATCGATCCGTGGGCCGAGGACGGTGGACCGCGTGAGCTGATGATCAACATCTGGTATCCGGCTCGACACGTCAGCAGCGCCCCGCCGACCCCCTATCTCTCTGCACGGGTCGCGTCCTACCTCAACCAGACCACCGGCGAGCTGGGAATCGCCAAAGACGCAGTAGATTTCGTCGGCGCGGTGTCCCACGCCCAGACCCGGGCACCGATCGCTGAGGCCGGTCCCCGGCCGACATTGATCTACTCGCCCGGTGGAGGGATGTCGAGGGCACTGGGCACAACGTTGGTCGAAGACCTGGTCAGCCACGGATATGTCGTCGTCACCGTAGACAGCACCTATCAAGCACCGGCCGAGTTCCCTGACGGACTTCGAATGCCGGCCCGGGGTGTGGACATGAAACTGGCGTTAGCCGAACGGGTCCGCGACATCAGGTTCGTGATCGATCAACTCAGCCGGCTCCGAGCCGGCGACAATCCCGACGTTCAACTCCGGTCACTTCCCGCCGGACTCCGTTACCAGTTGGACCTGGACAGGATCGGCATGTTCGGGCACTCCATGGGCGGCTTCGCCAGCGCGGAAACGATGCGAGCTGATCATCGGGTACGAGCAGGGGCCAACCTGGACGGCAGCATGGGCGAGACCTATCGGGCGAGCACCGGGATGCCGCTGTCAGGTCCGTTCTTGCTGATCGGCGCCGGAAGAGACGGCGAGACCAATCAGCAGCACACTCACCGGGAGGCCCCGGACTGGGCCAGCTACTGGAGCCTGATGACCGGCTGGAAGCGCGACCTCTATCTGCCCGAGGGCGAACATATGAGCTTCACGGACCTGCCGTCGATCTTGTCGGGGGTGTCGGCTGATGTCGATCTTGACCAGCAGGCCGTCCGGGATGCGATCGGCACTGTCGATCCGGATCTGGCTCTGATGGCGCAGCGCAGGTATCTGAAGGCGTTCTTTCACCTGCAGTTGTCCGGTCAGCCGACGACAATATTCGAGCACGTACCGGCCGAGCTGGCCACGACAGCGGAGTTGATCTCATGA
- a CDS encoding ABC transporter ATP-binding protein gives MITMTGLTKQYGDRLAVDDLTVTIRPGMVTGFLGPNGAGKSTTMRMIVGLDRPTAGTALLDGRPYAALRRPLRHVGALLDSATAHPARRAKDHLRMVAASNGIEKDRVGRVLEQVGLSEVASRRVGGFSLGMSQRLGIATALLGDPPILLLDEPVNGLDPDGVRWIRDLMRSLAAEGRTVLVSSHLMSEMQHTADHLIVIGRGRLIADAPLQEVLDSASLNVARARTPETASLASALRAAGCDVEQSPDGDLLITGARLPEIGDLAHRQQIPLHELTMQAPTLEEAYLRLTGAAVEYSADHASQSDQAAGQRRKADRI, from the coding sequence ATGATCACGATGACCGGACTGACCAAGCAGTACGGGGATCGGTTGGCCGTCGACGACCTGACCGTCACCATCCGGCCGGGTATGGTGACCGGATTTCTCGGACCGAACGGCGCGGGTAAGTCGACGACGATGAGAATGATCGTCGGGCTTGATCGGCCGACCGCAGGCACTGCTCTGCTCGATGGGCGACCCTATGCCGCCCTGCGCCGCCCGCTCCGTCATGTCGGCGCCCTGCTCGACTCAGCCACCGCCCATCCGGCGCGGCGCGCGAAGGATCATCTCCGGATGGTGGCAGCCAGCAACGGCATCGAGAAGGACCGCGTCGGCAGAGTGCTGGAGCAGGTCGGACTGTCCGAGGTTGCGAGTCGTCGGGTGGGCGGATTTTCCCTCGGCATGTCGCAACGCCTCGGCATCGCGACGGCGTTGCTCGGGGACCCACCGATCCTGCTGTTGGACGAGCCGGTGAACGGTTTGGATCCAGATGGCGTGCGCTGGATCCGGGACCTGATGCGGTCGCTGGCGGCGGAGGGACGGACCGTGCTGGTCTCCAGTCATTTGATGAGCGAGATGCAGCACACTGCCGATCACCTGATTGTTATCGGCCGCGGCCGGCTGATCGCCGACGCGCCACTGCAGGAGGTGCTCGACTCGGCATCACTCAACGTGGCCCGCGCCCGGACCCCTGAGACCGCCAGCTTGGCCTCTGCCCTCCGCGCGGCCGGGTGTGATGTCGAGCAGTCACCCGACGGCGACCTACTGATCACCGGCGCGAGGTTGCCGGAGATCGGTGACCTCGCACACCGGCAGCAGATCCCCCTGCACGAACTGACAATGCAGGCGCCAACACTCGAGGAGGCCTACCTCCGACTCACCGGCGCCGCAGTCGAGTACAGCGCCGATCACGCAAGTCAATCCGATCAAGCAGCGGGCCAGCGACGGAAGGCAGACAGGATATGA
- a CDS encoding sensor histidine kinase, whose product MDRQPGLSVRLKLTLSYAGFLMLAGALLLGAVWAFLLRGLPEVWVVGPDRQDVGWYRLARDFAPAAGAVMLFLLVFGLLGGWLLAGRMLAPLTRITDATRIAANGSLSYRIRLPGRNDEFRELADAFDAMLAQLEAHSAEQQRFAANASHELRTPLAITQTLLDVARNTPNRDSGELDERLRAVNTRAINLTEALLLLSRTDQRSFTREHVDLSLIAEEATETLLPLAEKHGVTIAISGDITPTIGSHALLLQLTTNLLHNAIVHNVPEHGTVQVSTAIGPEAVTLTVENTGDKLTPRLASTLTEPFRRGTERVRSDNAGVGLGLAIVKSITQAHDGTLTLSPRAAGGLRVTVQLPAARRSA is encoded by the coding sequence GTGGATAGGCAGCCTGGTTTGAGCGTTCGGCTCAAACTCACTCTCAGTTACGCCGGCTTTCTCATGCTCGCAGGCGCCTTGCTGCTAGGGGCCGTGTGGGCATTCCTCCTGCGCGGCCTGCCCGAGGTGTGGGTGGTCGGCCCTGACAGGCAGGACGTTGGCTGGTATCGCCTCGCGCGTGACTTCGCGCCGGCCGCGGGAGCTGTGATGCTCTTCCTGCTGGTATTCGGCCTCCTGGGCGGGTGGCTCCTCGCCGGCCGAATGCTCGCACCGCTGACTCGCATCACAGACGCCACACGCATCGCCGCGAACGGATCGCTCTCCTACCGAATCCGGTTACCGGGCCGCAACGACGAGTTCCGCGAACTCGCCGACGCCTTCGACGCAATGCTGGCCCAACTCGAAGCACACTCCGCCGAACAGCAGAGGTTTGCAGCCAACGCTTCTCACGAACTGCGCACGCCACTGGCGATCACGCAGACACTGCTCGACGTCGCCCGCAACACTCCGAACCGCGACAGCGGCGAACTCGACGAACGCCTCAGAGCCGTCAACACCCGAGCGATCAACCTCACCGAAGCATTGCTGCTGCTCAGCCGCACGGACCAACGGTCGTTCACCCGGGAACACGTCGATTTGTCCCTCATCGCGGAAGAAGCCACCGAAACGCTCCTCCCGCTCGCAGAAAAGCACGGCGTCACCATCGCGATCTCCGGGGACATCACCCCCACCATCGGCTCACACGCTCTCCTGCTGCAACTGACCACGAACCTCCTGCACAACGCCATCGTCCACAACGTCCCCGAACACGGCACCGTGCAGGTCAGCACCGCCATCGGCCCCGAGGCCGTCACGCTCACTGTCGAAAACACCGGCGACAAGCTCACTCCACGCCTTGCCTCGACACTCACCGAACCGTTCCGGCGAGGCACCGAGCGCGTACGCAGTGACAATGCAGGTGTCGGGCTCGGTCTGGCAATCGTCAAGAGCATCACACAAGCACACGACGGCACCCTCACCCTCAGCCCCCGGGCCGCTGGCGGCCTTCGCGTCACGGTGCAGCTACCCGCTGCTCGGCGATCGGCTTAA
- a CDS encoding TetR/AcrR family transcriptional regulator, which yields MGRPRQFDEERAVESACLVFWAKGFDGTSTEELCAATGLNRSSLYNTFQSKEQLFRRALMRYTTTTTARQDALLETPGANGLTRIRSLLAAIVADEAASRAAGNGSGCFTVNTITSIAARNSEVAQLIDTDLRKRNSALSTAVLSGQQDGSIAIDRNPHEAAWYVTTLISGMRVSAQSGADRKILDAIAETALLALTA from the coding sequence ATGGGACGGCCGCGCCAATTCGATGAGGAACGAGCGGTGGAATCTGCCTGCCTGGTGTTCTGGGCGAAGGGCTTCGACGGCACCTCGACGGAGGAGCTCTGCGCGGCAACGGGACTCAACCGAAGCAGCCTTTATAACACCTTCCAGTCCAAGGAGCAGTTGTTCCGACGGGCCTTGATGCGCTACACCACGACAACGACTGCCAGGCAGGACGCGCTCCTCGAAACGCCGGGGGCTAACGGCCTCACGCGCATCCGTTCGCTCCTCGCCGCCATCGTCGCTGACGAGGCCGCTAGTCGGGCCGCGGGCAACGGCTCCGGCTGCTTCACCGTCAACACCATCACCTCCATCGCCGCACGGAACTCCGAAGTTGCCCAGCTCATCGACACCGATCTGCGGAAGCGAAACTCCGCGTTGAGTACCGCTGTCCTGAGTGGGCAGCAAGATGGCTCGATCGCCATTGACCGGAACCCACACGAAGCCGCATGGTACGTGACGACCCTCATCTCCGGGATGCGGGTCTCGGCACAGTCTGGTGCCGACCGGAAAATCCTCGACGCGATCGCCGAGACCGCGCTCCTCGCCCTCACCGCCTGA
- a CDS encoding MerR family transcriptional regulator, producing MASASLEDAQLLRVGDLAARTGTSPRMLRYYENKGLIEAERSSSGQRLFDPAAADQVHHIRMLLAAGLPTRAISELLGCIHDPGRLEPCAVPLLVDHLRAYDSQIAELVSTRETLQGLIVSSTPGSKLSRDFASQ from the coding sequence GTGGCAAGCGCAAGTCTGGAAGACGCTCAACTGCTCCGCGTCGGCGACCTCGCGGCGCGCACCGGGACTAGCCCGCGCATGCTGCGGTACTACGAGAACAAGGGACTCATCGAGGCGGAACGTTCATCCTCGGGACAGCGACTCTTCGATCCCGCCGCAGCCGACCAAGTTCACCACATCAGGATGCTGCTGGCAGCCGGCCTGCCCACTCGGGCGATCAGTGAACTACTTGGTTGCATTCACGACCCCGGCCGTCTGGAACCCTGTGCCGTGCCTCTGCTCGTGGATCACCTGCGCGCCTATGACTCTCAGATCGCGGAGCTGGTCAGCACGCGGGAAACGCTCCAGGGCCTAATCGTTTCCTCGACACCTGGCTCCAAGTTGTCCCGCGACTTCGCATCCCAGTGA
- a CDS encoding aminotransferase class IV — translation MALSITHLNGSPATVSNLAPLAFAGYAHFTAMQMRNHSVRGMDLHVERLRNASDELFGRHLSDDQITEFLRIAVDDAGAADASLTCFITSHPGEFAPADDAPELDVLVKVTDPAQPPVGPLSLDVVRHERHLPQVKHVGEVGKTLFLRRANARGFDDAAFEDRVGRLSEATIWNLAFWDGESVIWPEADYLPGVTMQILARRLQSMAVRQQIREIRPTDMNDQFSAVVMNSWTPGIPVSRIGDKSMAQDATLSRLLDEAYTGEAQTRL, via the coding sequence ATGGCTCTCTCGATCACTCACCTCAATGGTAGTCCTGCAACCGTCTCGAACCTGGCTCCGTTGGCGTTCGCCGGCTATGCCCACTTCACCGCGATGCAGATGCGTAATCACTCGGTGCGGGGCATGGACCTCCACGTCGAACGCCTGCGCAACGCCAGCGATGAACTCTTCGGACGGCACCTCTCGGATGACCAGATCACTGAGTTCCTGCGTATCGCCGTCGACGATGCCGGGGCGGCTGACGCATCGCTGACCTGCTTCATCACGTCTCACCCGGGCGAGTTCGCACCCGCCGACGACGCCCCGGAGCTCGACGTGTTGGTCAAGGTCACCGACCCCGCGCAGCCCCCGGTCGGCCCTCTCTCGCTCGATGTCGTCCGCCACGAACGTCATCTGCCGCAGGTCAAGCATGTTGGCGAGGTCGGCAAGACCCTCTTCCTGCGGCGAGCGAACGCCCGTGGATTCGACGATGCGGCATTCGAAGACCGAGTTGGGAGGTTGAGCGAGGCCACCATCTGGAACCTCGCGTTTTGGGATGGCGAGTCTGTGATCTGGCCGGAAGCCGACTATCTGCCTGGGGTGACCATGCAGATCCTGGCCCGCCGCTTGCAAAGCATGGCCGTTCGTCAGCAGATCCGGGAGATTCGCCCAACCGACATGAACGACCAGTTCTCCGCCGTGGTGATGAACTCCTGGACGCCGGGGATTCCTGTGTCGCGCATAGGCGACAAGTCGATGGCCCAGGATGCGACATTGTCACGTCTCCTCGACGAGGCTTACACCGGCGAGGCACAAACCAGACTGTAG
- a CDS encoding inorganic phosphate transporter — protein sequence MDPLLLIVIGLALLFAFSNGFHDTSSVVANSVASRALTPFYALILATAFNFIGALIGEGIAHRLGEGLIEYPRGQSQVLPLLAAAVLAALLWNLFTWWLALPSSSTHALIGGLLGAGLVTGAVTHWETLLTVILLPLVVSPLVGFLVSMLVAYLVIRLVARAAPAALFSNFRSIQSFSTAALALAHGIQDAQKTAAVIMMALAADDAWRLNDGDTLEVSWTVRIMVAIALAVGTYTGGWRIVRTMGERLAKIDPVRGFVSDVVSSSVLYIAAFVLRAPISMTYTVTSSIVGAAVPGRRRPVDLRVLAPIVGSWIVSLPATAILAGGFGWLFTLSG from the coding sequence GTGGATCCGCTCCTTCTTATCGTCATCGGCCTCGCCCTGCTTTTCGCTTTCAGCAATGGATTCCACGACACATCCTCGGTTGTGGCCAACTCAGTTGCCTCCAGAGCGCTCACACCGTTCTACGCGCTTATCCTGGCAACGGCTTTCAATTTCATCGGCGCACTTATCGGCGAAGGCATCGCCCATCGTCTGGGCGAAGGACTGATCGAATACCCCCGTGGACAAAGCCAGGTGCTGCCGCTGCTCGCTGCAGCCGTCCTCGCGGCATTGCTCTGGAACCTGTTCACCTGGTGGCTGGCGCTGCCGAGCTCCTCGACCCATGCTCTTATCGGCGGGCTACTCGGTGCAGGCCTGGTGACCGGGGCTGTCACCCACTGGGAAACCCTGCTGACCGTCATATTGTTGCCGCTGGTCGTTTCGCCGTTGGTCGGCTTCCTCGTCAGCATGCTGGTCGCCTACTTGGTGATTCGCCTCGTGGCGCGGGCGGCTCCGGCGGCGCTGTTCTCCAACTTTCGATCCATCCAGTCTTTTTCCACGGCTGCGCTTGCCCTGGCTCATGGCATTCAGGACGCGCAGAAGACCGCCGCCGTGATCATGATGGCGCTCGCCGCCGACGACGCGTGGCGGCTCAATGACGGTGACACGCTCGAAGTCAGCTGGACGGTTCGAATCATGGTCGCCATTGCGCTGGCCGTCGGCACGTACACGGGTGGCTGGCGGATCGTCCGAACCATGGGGGAGCGGCTGGCGAAGATCGACCCGGTGCGCGGTTTCGTCTCCGACGTGGTGAGCTCCAGCGTGCTCTACATTGCCGCCTTCGTACTGCGGGCGCCGATCTCGATGACGTACACGGTGACGTCATCCATCGTGGGTGCTGCGGTGCCCGGCCGACGCAGGCCAGTGGATCTGCGAGTGCTTGCGCCGATCGTAGGCAGCTGGATCGTCAGTCTTCCGGCGACGGCCATCCTGGCTGGTGGCTTCGGCTGGTTGTTCACCCTCTCCGGGTAG
- a CDS encoding MFS transporter → MPKPVYLMTLGIFVMVCSELLVSGLMPQMSRDLGASIPQIGYLVTAFALAMAIGGPPLTLAVLRLRTNNALLVLFIVFFIGNALAAMSTSYGTMVVGRLVTGAASGAFFGVALSTVAQITAPELRGRATSLALQGLMLGTALGLPLSTLIGGRFGWRVAFVAIAVLTVVIAVATLLALPRLTPDNSSGLRAELRVFRNPRLWFIMATSTLIIGATFAAFSYFVPILTDVTGFSEPVVPLLLLGYGAATVVGNIVVGRLAQSHTISVIVAGLLLNVAFLVGFAIFAEVPAAAIVGMIGIGLVGITLNPAMITRVQRAGNAGSLVNTTHSSFITFGVVIGSWIGGLGIGAFGVMAPLWVGAGLAVLALLAMIPAIVATARAPRKIAEVIARPVPQQICEEAATQ, encoded by the coding sequence ATGCCCAAGCCCGTATACCTGATGACGCTCGGCATCTTTGTGATGGTCTGCAGCGAACTCCTCGTCAGCGGTCTCATGCCGCAGATGTCGAGAGATCTCGGTGCCAGCATCCCCCAGATCGGCTATCTCGTCACCGCCTTCGCCCTCGCGATGGCGATCGGCGGCCCGCCCCTCACCCTCGCTGTGCTGCGCTTACGGACGAACAACGCCCTGCTCGTGCTCTTCATCGTCTTCTTCATCGGCAATGCCCTCGCGGCGATGTCGACCTCCTACGGCACGATGGTCGTCGGACGACTCGTCACCGGAGCAGCCTCTGGGGCGTTCTTCGGCGTTGCACTGTCCACCGTCGCCCAGATCACTGCGCCCGAGCTGCGCGGCCGGGCGACGAGCCTGGCACTGCAGGGCCTCATGCTCGGCACAGCGCTCGGTCTGCCGCTGTCAACGCTCATCGGTGGCCGGTTCGGCTGGCGGGTGGCCTTTGTCGCGATCGCCGTCCTGACCGTGGTCATCGCCGTCGCGACCCTGCTGGCGCTGCCCCGCCTCACTCCGGATAACTCGAGCGGTCTCCGAGCGGAGCTGAGGGTATTCCGAAATCCGCGACTGTGGTTCATCATGGCGACCTCGACGCTCATCATCGGAGCGACCTTCGCCGCTTTCTCCTACTTCGTGCCGATCCTCACCGACGTCACGGGCTTCTCCGAGCCAGTCGTCCCGTTGCTGCTGCTCGGGTACGGGGCGGCGACAGTCGTCGGCAACATCGTCGTCGGTCGGCTCGCGCAGTCGCACACGATCTCGGTAATCGTCGCCGGCCTGCTCCTCAATGTGGCGTTCCTCGTCGGCTTCGCGATCTTCGCCGAAGTCCCCGCCGCGGCGATCGTCGGGATGATTGGGATCGGCCTCGTGGGGATCACTCTTAACCCGGCCATGATCACGCGTGTCCAGCGGGCGGGCAACGCCGGCTCCCTCGTCAACACGACGCACTCCTCCTTCATCACTTTCGGTGTCGTGATCGGCTCCTGGATCGGCGGCCTTGGGATCGGCGCCTTCGGAGTCATGGCCCCGCTCTGGGTGGGGGCCGGGCTGGCGGTGCTCGCCCTCCTTGCGATGATCCCGGCGATCGTGGCGACCGCCCGTGCTCCGCGGAAGATCGCCGAGGTCATCGCACGGCCTGTTCCACAACAGATCTGTGAGGAGGCAGCCACTCAGTGA